In a genomic window of Diadema setosum chromosome 3, eeDiaSeto1, whole genome shotgun sequence:
- the LOC140246924 gene encoding uncharacterized protein: MDDLTIVSGNETQVKDGLHRLEELVAWTRMKFKAKKSRSVSVRKGKVVARSFQIGGEDIPQVTEQGVKSLGRWYEGKLNDRHRGVQIYEKVVEWLKRVDRTLIPGNAKVWCCQFGLLPRIMWQLQVYEVAVSRVERMQQKMNSYYRKWLGVPRMLTDLAFFCRSGRLQLPMTSVVEEFKAGKVRLVMMMRESKDQVIAGVRPPIRTGRKWRAEEAADEAVAMAKWKEMQGAVQVGRKGVGFHQGVRWYSKQGRKGRRELVVEAVKEKEEEYRFAKAVQQGVQGAWTRWEGVEQRKVSWNDLWSMSSGAVRFMISSTFDVLPSPVNLQRWGIVEDGGCRVCNRAKGSLEHILSACGGLLQAYTWRHNQVLKEMAEVARVAVEARKKNGPPRVRGIRFVKEGVRCSVRKKGQRDDGGGILAAGDDWEVRVDEGNRTVPEEVVVTALRPDMVLVARSVHRLAMVELTVPWETRMDEARERKLDRYAELREECEKRGWRAEVHTVEVGCRGYAGRSVRRWVRGMGIGGRDGERWIRRICGAAETGSAWIVGKAWGGGGNRGV, translated from the coding sequence ATGGATGATCTCACAATCGTGTCTGGCAACGAGACCCAGGTCAAAGATGGCCTCCATAGGTTAGAGGAGTTGGTGGCCTGGACACGGATGAAGTTCAAGGCCAAGAAGAGCCGCTCAGTGTCAGTGCGGAAGGGGAAGGTGGTCGCAAGGAGTTTTCAGATTGGGGGAGAAGATATCCCTCAGGTCACTGAGCAGGGGGTAAAGAGCCTTGGGCGGTGGTATGAGGGCAAGTTGAATGACAGGCACCGAGGAGTTCAGATCTATGAGAAAGTGGTGGAGTGGTTGAAGAGGGTGGACAGGACACTCATCCCTGGGAATGCGAAGGTGTGGTGCTGCCAGTTTGGCTTGCTACCACGGATCATGTGGCAACTGCAGGTGTACGAGGTGGCAGTGTCCAGGGTTGAGAGGATGCAGCAGAAGATGAACTCGTACTACCGGAAGTGGTTAGGCGTTCCAAGAATGCTTACAGATCTGGCATTCTTTTGCAGATCAGGCAGGTTGCAATTGCCTATGACGTCAGTGGTGGAGGAGTTTAAAGCTGGCAAGGTTAggctagtgatgatgatgagggagTCAAAGGACCAGGTAATAGCAGGAGTTAGGCCACCGATCCGCACAGGGAGGAAGTGGAGGGCGGAGGAGGCTGCGGACGAGGCAGTGGCAATGGCAAAGTGGAAGGAGATGCAGGGTGCGGTTCAGGTGGGTCGGAAAGGGGTCGGGTTCCATCAGGGTGTTAGATGGTACAGCAAGCAAGGCAGGAAGGGTAGGAGGGAGTTGGTGGTGGAGGCGGttaaggagaaggaggaggagtaCCGCTTTGCCAAGGCTGTACAGCAGGGAGTGCAGGGAGCATGGACCCGATGGGAAGGGGTGGAGCAGAGGAAGGTGTCATGGAATGACCTTTGGTCAATGTCCTCTGGAGCTGTGCGCTTCATGATCAGTTCCACCTTTGATGTTTTGCCGTCTCCAGTAAATCTTCAGAGATGGGGCATTGTGGAGGATGGTGGATGCAGGGTCTGCAACAGGGCGAAGGGCTCACTAGAGCACATTTTGTCAGCATGTGGAGGTCTATTACAGGCCTATACATGGAGGCATAACCAAGTGTTGAAGGAGATGGCGGAGGTGGCGAGGGTGGCAGTGGAGGCAAGGAAGAAGAATGGGCCTCCTAGGGTGAGGGGAATCCGGTTTGTGAAGGAGGGTGTGAGATGCAGTGTGAGAAAGAAGGGTCAGAGGGATGATGGTGGGGGAATATTAGCAGCGGGGGATGATTGGGAGGTGCGGGTGGATGAGGGAAACCGTACAGTGCCAGAGGAGGTGGTAGTAACTGCCCTTCGGCCGGACATGGTGCTGGTAGCTAGGTCTGTGCACAGGTTAGCAATGGTGGAGCTGACTGTGCCATGGGAGACAAGGATGGATGAGGCAAGGGAAAGAAAGTTGGATAGGTATGCTGAGTTGAGGGAGGAGTGTGAGAAAAGGGGGTGGAGAGCGGAGGTGCATACTGTAGAGGTGGGGTGCAGGGGATATGCTGGTCGATCGGTAAGGAGGTGGGTCAGAGGGATGGGAATAGGTGGTAGGGACGGGGAAAGGTGGATCAGGAGAATTTGTGGGGCAGCAGAGACAGGATCTGCATGGATAGTAGGGAAGGCTTGGGGGGGTGGTGGGAATAGGGGGGTGTAG
- the LOC140246925 gene encoding uncharacterized protein, whose translation MNKDQEGVCAGCGRRFKGKRGVAVHRARTSCGRVAVGHDCTSTELGETVGGPSQVSDHRAGDPQHALHAVFERKEPIAWPPARSDKWELFDIKLAGVLKVELAGSVEKKMRMFEGLCYGACAEEFEIKPVGSGGGGNVEGDFGKSGSRRQRLMAQLRAEKKSLRRRWRQADGERASLKGLYEDLKKRYADVRRAEYQCRKRRRRRRERREFYKNPHRFTKRLFEEGVSGSLEVSKEELERHLKATYCDGRREEPFTGVAGLLRPQEPEVSFDLSELKLWEVEAVVKKARAGSAAGQNGLSYKLFKYCPRVRRVLWRILRVLWRERIVPVSWCVAEGVYIPKERDAKGIGQFRPISLLNVDGKILFSVLARRLSAFVMKNKFVDTSIQKAGIPGFPGCTEHVQMIWESIQRCKREKEDVEVIWLDLANAYGSVPHRYLSFALEFFWVPRVIREMVQSYYSQFRMRFTTQTYTTEWQALEIGIPMGCPVSPLLFVLGMEVLTRCVAPRIEGLMLAADVVVPSIRAFMDDLTIVSGNETQVKDGLHRLEELVAWTRMKFKAKKSRSVSVRKGKVVARSFQIGGEDIPQVTEQGVKSLGRWYEGKLNDRHRGVQIYEKVVEWLKRVDRTLIPGNAKVWCCQFGLLPRIMWQLQVYEVAVSRVERMQQKMNSYYRKWLGVPRMLTDLAFFCRSGRLQLPMTSVVEEFKAGKVRLVMMMRESKDQVIAGVRPPIRTGRKWRAEEAADEAVAMAKWKEMQGAVQVGRKGVGFHQGVRWYSKQGRKGRRELVVEAVKEKEEEYRFAKAVQQGVQGAWTRWEGVEQRKVSWNDLWSMSSGAVRFMISSTFDVLPSPVNLQRWGIVEDGGCRVCNRAKGSLEHILSACGGLLQAYTWRHNQVLKEMAEVARVAVEARKKNGPPRVRGIRFVKEGVRCSVRKKGQRDDGGGILAAGDDWEVRVDEGNRTVPEEVVVTALRPDMVLVARSVHRLAMVELTVPWETRMDEARERKLDRYAELREECEKRGWRAEVHTVEVGCRGYAGRSVRRWVRGMGIGGRDGERWIRRICGAAETGSAWIVGKAWGGGGNRGV comes from the coding sequence ATGAACAAAGATCAAGAGGGTGTGTGTGCGGGATGCGGGAGGAGGTTCAAGGGGAAGAGAGGTGTGGCAGTTCACAGAGCAAGAACGAGCTGTGGAAGAGTGGCAGTAGGGCATGACTGCACCAGCACTGAGCTGGGTGAGACAGTGGGAGGTCCCAGTCAGGTTTCAGACCACAGAGCCGGAGACCCTCAGCATGCTCTACATGCTGTGTTTGAGCGGAAGGAGCCGATTGCTTGGCCACCGGCGAGAAGTGATAAGTGGGAGCTTTTTGACATCAAGCTTGCGGGAGTTTTGAAAGTGGAATTGGCTGGGAGTGTTGAAAAGAAGATGCGTATGTTTGAGGGGTTGTGTTATGGGGCTTGTGCAGAAGAGTTTGAGATAAAGCCTGTGGGTAGTGGAGGTGGGGGGAATGTAGAGGGGGATTTTGGAAAATCAGGGTCGAGGAGACAGCGGTTGATGGCCCAATTGAGGGCGGAGAAGAAGAGCTTGCGGCGTAGGTGGAGGCAGGCAGACGGAGAAAGGGCTAGTCTGAAGGGTCTGTATGAGGACCTGAAGAAGAGGTATGCGGATGTTAGGAGGGCCGAATATCAGTGTAGGaagcggaggaggaggaggagggagaggagggagtTCTATAAGAATCCGCACAGGTTCACAAAGAGGTTGTTTGAGGAAGGGGTTTCAGGAAGTTTGGAGGTGTCGAAGGAAGAGCTCGAGAGGCATCTGAAGGCCACATACTGTGATGGGAGGAGAGAGGAGCCTTTTACTGGGGTGGCAGGGCTATTGAGGCCACAGGAGCCAGAGGTCAGTTTTGACTTGAGTGAGTTGAAGTTGTGGGAGGTTGAAGCCGTGGTTAAAAAGGCCCGAGCTGGCAGTGCAGCTGGGCAGAATGGCTTGTCCTACAAGCTGTTCAAGTACTGTCCTCGTGTCCGAAGGGTGCTGTGGCGGATCCTAAGGGTGCTATGGCGGGAGCGGATTGTTCCAGTCAGCTGGTGTGTGGCAGAAGGGGTATATATCCCAAAGGAGAGGGATGCCAAAGGCATTGGCCAGTTTAGACCGATTTCGCTTCTCAACGTGGATGGTAAGATCCTCTTTAGTGTCTTAGCGAGGCGGTTGTCAGCATTTGTCATGAAGAACAAGTTTGTGGACACCTCTATACAGAAGGCAGGGATACCAGGTTTCCCTGGGTGCACGGAGCATGTCCAGATGATTTGGGAGTCAATCCAGAGGTGCAAACGTGAGAAGGAGGATGTGGAAGTCATCTGGTTGGATCTTGCAAATGCATATGGATCAGTTCCTCACAGGTATCTCAGCTTTGCTCTTGAGTTTTTCTGGGTCCCTAGGGTGATCCGGGAGATGGTGCAGAGTTACTACAGCCAGTTCAGGATGAGATTCACGACCCAGACTTACACAACAGAATGGCAAGCGCTAGAAATTGGCATCCCCATGGGGTGTCCAGTCTCGCCGCTGCTGTTTGTCCTTGGGATGGAAGTGTTAACCCGGTGTGTGGCCCCGAGAATTGAGGGGTTGATGCTGGCTGCAGATGTGGTTGTGCCATCGATTAGGGCTTTCATGGATGATCTCACAATCGTGTCTGGCAACGAGACCCAGGTCAAAGATGGCCTCCATAGGTTAGAGGAGTTGGTGGCCTGGACACGGATGAAGTTCAAGGCCAAGAAGAGCCGCTCAGTGTCAGTGCGGAAGGGGAAGGTGGTCGCAAGGAGTTTTCAGATTGGGGGAGAAGATATCCCTCAGGTCACTGAGCAGGGGGTAAAGAGCCTTGGGCGGTGGTATGAGGGCAAGTTGAATGACAGGCACCGAGGAGTTCAGATCTATGAGAAAGTGGTGGAGTGGTTGAAGAGGGTGGACAGGACACTCATCCCTGGGAATGCGAAGGTGTGGTGCTGCCAGTTTGGCTTGCTACCACGGATCATGTGGCAACTGCAGGTGTACGAGGTGGCAGTGTCCAGGGTTGAGAGGATGCAGCAGAAGATGAACTCGTACTACCGGAAGTGGTTAGGCGTTCCAAGAATGCTTACAGATCTGGCATTCTTTTGCAGATCAGGCAGGTTGCAATTGCCTATGACGTCAGTGGTGGAGGAGTTTAAAGCTGGCAAGGTTAggctagtgatgatgatgagggagTCAAAGGACCAGGTAATAGCAGGAGTTAGGCCACCGATCCGCACAGGGAGGAAGTGGAGGGCGGAGGAGGCTGCGGACGAGGCAGTGGCAATGGCAAAGTGGAAGGAGATGCAGGGTGCGGTTCAGGTGGGTCGGAAAGGGGTCGGGTTCCATCAGGGTGTTAGATGGTACAGCAAGCAAGGCAGGAAGGGTAGGAGGGAGTTGGTGGTGGAGGCGGttaaggagaaggaggaggagtaCCGCTTTGCCAAGGCTGTACAGCAGGGAGTGCAGGGAGCATGGACCCGATGGGAAGGGGTGGAGCAGAGGAAGGTGTCATGGAATGACCTTTGGTCAATGTCCTCTGGAGCTGTGCGCTTCATGATCAGTTCCACCTTTGATGTTTTGCCGTCTCCAGTAAATCTTCAGAGATGGGGCATTGTGGAGGATGGTGGATGCAGGGTCTGCAACAGGGCGAAGGGCTCACTAGAGCACATTTTGTCAGCATGTGGAGGTCTATTACAGGCCTATACATGGAGGCATAACCAAGTGTTGAAGGAGATGGCGGAGGTGGCGAGGGTGGCAGTGGAGGCAAGGAAGAAGAATGGGCCTCCTAGGGTGAGGGGAATCCGGTTTGTGAAGGAGGGTGTGAGATGCAGTGTGAGAAAGAAGGGTCAGAGGGATGATGGTGGGGGAATATTAGCAGCGGGGGATGATTGGGAGGTGCGGGTGGATGAGGGAAACCGTACAGTGCCAGAGGAGGTGGTAGTAACTGCCCTTCGGCCGGATATGGTGCTGGTAGCTAGGTCTGTGCACAGGTTAGCAATGGTGGAGCTGACTGTGCCATGGGAGACAAGGATGGATGAGGCAAGGGAAAGAAAGTTGGATAGGTATGCTGAGTTGAGGGAGGAGTGTGAGAAAAGGGGGTGGAGAGCGGAGGTGCATACTGTAGAGGTGGGGTGCAGGGGATATGCTGGTCGATCGGTAAGGAGGTGGGTCAGAGGGATGGGAATAGGTGGTAGGGACGGGGAAAGGTGGATCAGGAGAATTTGTGGGGCAGCAGAGACAGGATCTGCATGGATAGTAGGGAAGGCTTGGGGGGGTGGTGGGAATAGGGGGGTGTAG
- the LOC140246927 gene encoding uncharacterized protein, whose product MSSVQAFRVYCKGLSKPNKHYKKLTRQDRLKNAFERVVRKLGEEKIREIREDFFEAQQERDADSEADDALEQCHCRWHQKQKPPPRADSIILELLAEGLSQIEIISILPVGGSRISRLAKFDPEKVEKGPRIPWHAASDEDRDAIKRQIMTWDIELSFPCCHRQPLEYIGAEEWQELYREYKEERSIGGERVLSPVRWREYVRAFKPRLRLKTASTGLCSCCYRIDVELNDPTTSDERRAELRLQKETWLDDAVRQRRDMNTAIAQYQKAWAPNDGAIEETISLVVDPDDQEHTPLTGFILVEAEGRTEDDQASSTANCGHPSPNTNIQHKCFTSATAEKARKIVILCEDYGQAIPLPSYKLTTPNVNYFNSDLHLHMFNICDVTQKKNAVLLYDERTAGKDGNATSSLRWYYHCQYLRNLLDAGVPPPTMVIRVMDNCAGRNKTQCTLMFDCLLSLLLYDQVSTFYLLPGLSHMKPDQAMDSCRRALYKKNVFIPDQVVDAFNSVPGMHAEFFNAGNKVFCDWEHFLAKHLKPLPSGFTENYCFEVAGGAVVYKSLVTDESGLKHTFCTDVAATREAILAELLGLPPTAELGDIVSTTPRLPLLEEKPIPGYKEESIAKRLPNIPAEYRAYYPGADANPDNHQPSDSDEVDESEAPPVKRKKPAGRPRKFKVVYLKS is encoded by the exons ATGTCGTCCGTGCAAGCTTTCAGGGTCTACTGCAAGGGCCTATCTAAACCCAACAAACATTACAAGAAACTAACGAGGCAGGATAGACTGAAAAATGCCTTTGAACGAGTTGTGAGAAAGTTAGGGGAGGAAAAGATACGTGAAATACGCGAGGATTTCTTCGAGGCTCAACAAGAAAGAGACGCTGACAGCGAAGCGGACGACGCGCTGGAGCAGTGCCATTGCCGCTGGCATCAGAAGCAGAAGCCGCCGCCGAGAGCGGACAGCATCATCCTGGAACTACTGGCTGAGGGTCTGTCGCAAATTGAAATCATATCAATCCTACCCGTAGGGGGCTCTAGGATTTCACGCCTTGCCAAATTCGACCCGGAAAAAGTGGAGAAAGGGCCGAGAATTCCTTGGCATGCTGCTAGCGATGAAGATAGAGACGCTATTAAGAGGCAAATAATGACTTGGGATATTGAACTGAGTTTTCCGTGCTGTCATCGGCAACCTCTGGAGTACATTGGAGCAGAGGAGTGGCAGGAACTTTACCGAGAATATAAGGAGGAGAGGTCCATCGGCGGGGAGAGAGTTTTGAGTCCAGTTCGATGGAGGGAGTATGTACGAGCCTTCAAACCCAGGCTTAGGTTGAAGACAGCGTCCACAGGTTTGTGTAGCTGCTGCTATAGGATTGATGTCGAACTGAACGATCCCACAACGTCCGATGAACGGAGGGCTGAGCTGAGGCTTCAAAAGGAAACATGGCTCGATGATGCTGTTCGTCAGCGGCGAGACATGAACACGGCTATAGCTCAATACCAGAAGGCGTGGGCCCCAAATGACGGTGCAATTGAAGAGACTATATCACTTGTGGTAGATCCTGATGACCAGGAACATACACCCTTgacag GATTCATCCTCGTTGAAGCCGAGGGCAGGACAGAAGACGATCAAGCCAGCTCTACTGCAAACTGTGGTCATCCATCTCCCAATACCA ATATCCAGCACAAATGCTTCACCTCAGCAACAGCGGAGAAAGCAAGAAAGATTGTAATTCTCTGTGAAGACTACGGACAAGCCATACCCTTGCCATCCTATAAGCTAACAACTCCCAATGTGAACTACTTCAACTCAGACTTGCACCTCCACATGTTCAACATCTGCGATGTCACCCAGAAGAAGAACGCCGTCTTGCTCTATGACGAGAGAACGGCAGGGAAGGATGGCAATGCCACGAGTTCGCTGCGCTGGTACTACCACTGCCAATATCTGAGGAACTTGCTGGATGCAGGTGTCCCCCCTCCAACCATGGTCATCAGAGTTATGGACAATTGTGCTGGACGCAACAAGACTCAGTGTACGTTGATGTTCGACTGTCTCCTGAGCCTCCTCTTGTACGATCAGGTATCAACCTTCTATCTGCTCCCTGGACTCAGCCACATGAAGCCAGACCAGGCCATGGATTCCTGCCGGCGGGCATTGTACAAGAAGAATGTTTTCATCCCAGATCAG GTGGTTGATGCCTTTAATTCAGTACCTGGGATGCACGCTGAGTTCTTCAACGCTGGGAATAAAGTCTTCTGTGACTGGGAACATTTCCTGGCTAAGCATCTGAAGCCGCTTCCTTCGGGATTCACAGAGAACTACTGCTTTGAGGTGGCTGGAGGAGCAGTGGTGTACAAGTCATTGGTGACGGATGAGAGCGGACTGAAGCACACCTTCTGCACAGATGTGGCCGCCACTCGCGAGGCGATACTGGCCGAGCTCCTAGGGTTACCACCCACAGCAGAACTTGGAGATATCGTCAGCACGACTCCCAGACTGCCCCTGTTGGAGGAAAAACCCATCCCTGGGTACAAAGAGGAGTCCATTGCAAAGAGGCTCCCGAACATCCCAGCAGAATACAGAGCTTACTACCCTGGTGCTGATGCCAACCCGGACAATCATCAACCTTCTGATTCAGACGAAGTCGATGAATCAGAAGCTCCACCAGTGAAGAGAAAGAAGCCTGCAGGACGACCCAgaaagttcaaagttgtgtaCTTGAAATCCTGA
- the LOC140226419 gene encoding small ribosomal subunit protein uS17-like, which translates to MADQSERAYQKQPTVFQNNKRLLASNKKAQRLVRNVGLGFKTPAEARDGHYIDKKCPFTGNVHIRGRILSGVITKMKMQRTIVIRRDYLHYIKKYNRFEKRHKTMSVHLSPCFRDAKIGDIVTVGECRPLSKTVRFNVLKVTQAPGSAKKQFQKF; encoded by the exons ATGGCCGATCAG TCGGAGAGGGCTTATCAGAAGCAGCCAACAGTGTTCCAGAACAACAAGCGACTGCTGGCCTCAAACAAGAAGGCTCAGCGCCTCGTTCGCAATGTTGGTCTAGGGTTCAAGACCCCAGCTGAG GCTCGGGATGGTCACTACATCGACAAGAAGTGTCCCTTCACCGGCAACGTCCACATCCGTGGCCGAATTTTGTCGGGGGTCATCACCAAGATGAAGATGCAGAGGACGATCGTGATCCGCCGTGACTACCTGCACTACATCAAGAAGTACAACCGATTTGAGAAGAGGCACAAGACTATGTCGGTCCATCTCTCCCCTTGCTTCAG GGATGCCAAGATCGGTGATATCGTGACTGTCGGAGAGTGCCGTCCTCTCAGCAAAACAGTCAGGTTCAACGTCCTGAAGGTCACGCAGGCCCCCGGCTCCGCCAAGAAACAGTTCCAGAAGTTCTGA